A DNA window from Halomonas zincidurans B6 contains the following coding sequences:
- a CDS encoding endonuclease/exonuclease/phosphatase family protein, translating into MIDIGLSTAAALLLIATLIPFLRLRHWWVRGFDFPRLQIASLALVVGLLLWLFGSAEWRWWAIAACTAVFAVQGKHIRPWTPLATKKVADANADGEWRYLTVLVANVLTPNRNAEDLLKQIHAAQPNLVLTLESDEWWGDQLARSLQGDWPHSVKVPLDNLYGMHLFSREPLEEVEVKWLIQSDIPSIHAWLRMQCGVRIRIHAVHPRPPAPSESEESLWRDAELLLVGKGIHQHEQPTLLFGDLNDVAWSRTTRLFCRVSGMLDPRRGRGMFSTFHAGHVLLRWPLDHIFVSEHFTLGGMRRLEGFGSDHFPILATLCYRPARADENDSPEADREERQQAAETIQEARREGDGEATRHG; encoded by the coding sequence TGATCGACATCGGCCTGAGCACCGCGGCTGCGCTACTGCTGATTGCCACCCTGATTCCCTTCTTGCGGCTACGCCACTGGTGGGTACGCGGCTTCGATTTCCCGCGGCTGCAGATTGCCAGCCTGGCGCTGGTCGTAGGCCTGCTGCTCTGGCTGTTCGGCAGCGCCGAGTGGCGCTGGTGGGCAATCGCCGCCTGCACCGCCGTGTTCGCCGTTCAGGGTAAGCACATCCGCCCCTGGACGCCGCTGGCGACCAAGAAGGTCGCCGATGCCAATGCCGACGGCGAGTGGCGCTACCTGACCGTGCTGGTCGCCAACGTGCTGACGCCCAACCGCAATGCCGAGGACCTGCTCAAGCAGATCCATGCCGCCCAGCCCAATCTGGTGCTGACGCTGGAATCCGACGAATGGTGGGGCGATCAGTTGGCCCGCTCGCTTCAAGGCGACTGGCCGCACAGCGTCAAGGTACCGCTCGACAACCTTTACGGCATGCATCTGTTTTCACGCGAGCCGCTCGAGGAGGTCGAGGTCAAATGGCTGATCCAGAGCGACATTCCGTCGATTCATGCCTGGTTGCGCATGCAGTGCGGCGTCAGGATCCGCATCCACGCCGTGCATCCGCGGCCGCCGGCGCCCAGCGAGAGCGAGGAGTCGCTGTGGCGCGACGCCGAGCTGCTGCTGGTCGGCAAGGGCATCCATCAGCACGAGCAGCCGACCCTGCTGTTCGGCGATCTCAACGACGTCGCCTGGTCGCGCACCACAAGGCTATTCTGTCGTGTCAGCGGGATGCTCGATCCGCGCCGTGGCCGCGGCATGTTCAGTACCTTCCATGCGGGCCATGTCCTGCTGCGCTGGCCGCTCGATCACATCTTCGTCAGCGAACACTTCACGCTGGGCGGCATGCGCCGGCTCGAGGGTTTCGGCTCCGATCATTTTCCGATCCTCGCCACGCTCTGCTACCGTCCGGCCCGCGCCGACGAGAACGACTCCCCCGAGGCCGACCGCGAGGAGCGCCAGCAGGCCGCCGAGACCATTCAGGAGGCGCGCCGCGAAGGTGACGGCGAGGCGACCCGACACGGCTGA
- a CDS encoding class II fumarate hydratase produces MSDTRIERDSMGELDVPVSALYGAQTQRAVNNFPVSGQPMPAVFIAAVARIKQAAAEVNRDLELLDSPRAEAIIAAAQQLIDGEHADQFPIDVFQTGSGTSTNMNVNEVISHLASKEGLEVGPNDHVNMGQSSNDVIPTAIHLSAALTVKERLLPALEYLKATIERKAGELDDVVKTGRTHLMDAMPVRMSQELGGWASQVGQAIERLQSGQQRLSRLAQGGTAVGTGVNAHPEFAARIAKALSRQTGLELRPSDSFFASLGSQDAAVELSGHLRTYACAVMKISNDLRWMNSGPLAGLGEIELEALQPGSSIMPGKVNPVIPESAAQAAAQVIGLDSAIGVAGQSGNFQLNVMLPLIASNLLTSLTLMTNVSRLLADRAIATFNVRRDSIDAPLSRNPILVTALNSVIGYNAAAAIAKKAYQAGRPILDVAEEQTDLSRDELERLLDPAKLTEGGIPG; encoded by the coding sequence ATGAGCGACACCCGCATCGAACGCGACAGCATGGGCGAGCTGGACGTGCCAGTCAGCGCGCTCTACGGCGCCCAGACCCAGCGAGCCGTCAACAATTTTCCGGTCAGCGGCCAGCCGATGCCGGCGGTATTCATCGCCGCGGTGGCGCGGATCAAGCAGGCCGCCGCCGAGGTCAACCGCGATCTCGAGCTGCTCGATTCGCCGCGCGCCGAGGCGATCATCGCCGCCGCTCAGCAGCTGATCGATGGCGAGCATGCCGATCAGTTTCCCATCGACGTCTTCCAGACCGGCTCGGGCACCTCGACCAACATGAACGTCAACGAGGTGATCTCGCATCTGGCGTCGAAGGAGGGGCTCGAGGTCGGGCCCAACGACCATGTCAACATGGGCCAGTCGAGCAACGACGTGATCCCCACGGCGATTCACCTGTCCGCCGCGCTGACCGTCAAGGAACGGCTGTTGCCGGCGCTGGAATACCTGAAGGCGACGATCGAGCGCAAGGCCGGCGAGCTCGACGACGTGGTCAAGACCGGGCGCACTCACCTGATGGATGCCATGCCGGTACGCATGAGTCAGGAGCTTGGCGGCTGGGCGAGCCAGGTGGGTCAGGCCATCGAACGTCTGCAGAGCGGCCAGCAGCGGCTCTCGCGGCTGGCCCAAGGCGGTACGGCGGTGGGCACCGGAGTCAACGCCCATCCCGAGTTCGCCGCGCGCATCGCCAAGGCGCTGAGCCGCCAGACCGGACTGGAGCTGCGCCCCAGCGACAGCTTCTTCGCCAGCCTGGGCTCGCAGGATGCCGCGGTCGAACTCTCGGGGCACTTGCGTACCTACGCCTGCGCGGTGATGAAGATCAGCAACGACCTGCGCTGGATGAATTCCGGGCCGCTGGCCGGGCTCGGCGAGATCGAGCTCGAGGCGCTGCAGCCGGGCAGCTCGATCATGCCCGGCAAGGTCAACCCGGTGATCCCCGAATCCGCCGCCCAGGCCGCCGCCCAGGTGATCGGCCTGGACAGCGCGATCGGCGTCGCCGGCCAGAGCGGCAATTTTCAGCTCAACGTGATGCTGCCGCTGATCGCCAGCAACCTGCTGACCTCGTTGACATTGATGACCAATGTCAGCCGGCTGCTCGCCGATCGGGCGATCGCCACCTTCAACGTGCGCCGCGACAGCATCGACGCGCCGTTGTCGCGCAACCCGATCCTGGTCACCGCCTTGAATTCGGTGATCGGTTACAACGCCGCGGCCGCGATCGCCAAGAAGGCCTACCAGGCTGGCCGGCCGATACTCGACGTCGCCGAGGAGCAGACCGATCTGTCGCGTGACGAGCTCGAGCGCCTGCTCGACCCGGCCAAGCTCACCGAGGGCGGCATTCCCGGCTGA
- a CDS encoding secondary thiamine-phosphate synthase enzyme YjbQ has product MWDQQRIILEPRARGFHLITGDVVDALPRLGELDVGLLHLQLLHTSASLTLNENADPDVRHDMDAFLRDLAPGDLAYFRHTVEGPDDMPAHIGASLFGTQLTIAVNKGRLALGTWQGIWMGEHRDHGGARKLVATLNGQ; this is encoded by the coding sequence ATGTGGGACCAACAACGAATCATCCTCGAGCCGCGAGCGCGCGGCTTTCATCTGATCACCGGCGACGTCGTCGATGCGCTGCCGCGTCTCGGCGAACTCGATGTCGGCCTGCTGCATCTACAGTTGCTGCATACCTCGGCGTCGCTGACCCTCAACGAGAATGCCGACCCGGACGTGCGCCACGACATGGATGCCTTCCTGCGCGATCTCGCCCCCGGCGACCTGGCCTATTTCCGCCACACCGTCGAAGGTCCAGACGACATGCCCGCGCATATCGGTGCCAGTCTGTTCGGCACGCAGCTGACGATCGCGGTGAACAAGGGGAGGCTGGCACTGGGTACCTGGCAAGGCATCTGGATGGGCGAACATCGCGATCATGGTGGCGCGCGCAAGCTCGTGGCCACATTGAACGGCCAATAA
- the hda gene encoding DnaA regulatory inactivator Hda, with translation MSTGPAQLPLGVGLRDDATFGNFLPGDNAALVAKLRAQLDDHGEAFIYLWGAPGSGRSHLLQAACHEASDRDKRALYLPLNDLGHFPPHMLEDVERLDLVVIDDIDQVIGRKRWEEALFHGFNRLRDAGKRLVIAAPAAPRQLRVTLPDLASRLTWGVTFQIQRLDDDGRFEALKLRARVRGMQLPDEVARYILHRGPRQLNALFAILERLDHASLTAQRKLTIPFVKQALGW, from the coding sequence ATGAGCACCGGGCCGGCGCAGCTGCCGTTGGGCGTCGGGCTACGCGACGACGCGACCTTCGGCAACTTCCTGCCGGGCGACAACGCCGCCCTGGTGGCCAAGCTGCGAGCCCAGCTCGACGACCACGGCGAAGCCTTCATCTATCTGTGGGGCGCGCCTGGGTCGGGGCGCAGCCACCTGTTGCAGGCCGCCTGCCATGAGGCCAGCGATCGAGACAAGCGGGCGCTCTATCTGCCGTTGAACGATCTGGGCCATTTTCCCCCGCATATGCTCGAGGACGTCGAGCGGCTCGACCTGGTAGTGATCGACGACATCGACCAGGTGATCGGGCGCAAGCGCTGGGAAGAGGCGCTTTTCCACGGCTTCAACCGCCTGCGCGATGCCGGCAAGCGGCTGGTGATCGCCGCCCCGGCCGCTCCCCGGCAACTGCGTGTCACGCTACCCGACCTGGCATCGCGCCTGACCTGGGGCGTGACCTTCCAGATCCAGCGCCTCGACGACGACGGTCGCTTCGAGGCGCTCAAGCTGCGTGCCAGGGTGCGCGGCATGCAGCTTCCCGATGAGGTCGCCCGCTACATCCTGCATCGCGGGCCGCGCCAGCTCAACGCGCTGTTCGCCATCCTCGAGCGGCTCGACCACGCCTCGCTCACCGCTCAGCGCAAGCTGACCATTCCCTTCGTCAAGCAGGCATTGGGCTGGTGA